The genomic region CATTCACCTGCCAGCTCCTCATACTTGGCTCTCTTCCTCTCAAAAGCCTCCTCCATCCTGTCTTCCCAGGGAACAGTCAATTCCAGCAGGACCACTTGCCTTGTTGTTTCTGACACAAGGACGATGTCAGGCCTGAGTGTGGTCACCGCGATGTTCTCTGGGAACTTGAGCTGTTTCCCTAGGTCGACTTTCAACTGCCAGTCCTGGGCTGTTGCCAGGAGACCAACTGCTTCACCCCGATGCTGCTGTGGTTTCTCCCCAGCTTTAACGAAGGCGATGGATTGCCTTGCTGGCTGTTGGTGTTTGCTGGTGGAGATCCCTGAGCTGATGGTCTCCGCAATGACTCGCAGCACTTGGTCGTGACGCCAGCGGTAACGTCCCTCTCCCAGTGCTCGTGGGCAGCAACTCAGGATGTGCTCCAGCGATCCGACCCTTTGGCAAAGCGGGCACAGTGGGTTCTCAGCCAGGCCCCAGTGGTGGAGATTGGATGGGCTTGGTAGGACGTCGTAGACCGACTGGATGAGGAACTTGATCCGGTGTGGCTCAGATCGCCAAAGCTCTGTCCACGAGATCTTCCGGCGAGctgcctcttcccaccgggtcCACGCCCCCTGCTGCCGCATTCCTACTGTCCTACTGCAGCGCTCTTCTTCCACCCCTGCCCGAACCTCTTCCTGGATAAGCAGGCGCTTCTCCTTCCCCTGTGCCTTGTTGTAGGAAGGTCTTGGGTTGCTCCCAAGTCCTGCTCGTCCGCATGCCACTGGTCCCACCAGCTCGCTGTGCCGCAGGCGGGACTCAGCCTGGTCGACTGCCTCTTGAGCGCACCACTTCCTGCCGGTCTTCACCTGTATGCCAGCCGAGGAGACTCTGTTGTCGCTTGAGTCCCTATACAGCAGCACCTCTCTCGCTCGGGTCACCATAAACTCCTCCTTCAGACTGCTGAAGGGCAGAGTCAACTTGTTGTTCCTCCCGTACAGTGCGATGCTGCTGAGGCTTCGTGGAAGGCCCAGCCACTTCCTCAAGAAAGAGCTAACCTTCCTCTCGAGGCACTCGACGGTGGTCATTGGCACGTCGTAGACCAGCATTGGCCAGAGGAGTCGAGGCAAGATGCCATGTTGGTATACCCAAGCTTTAAACTTGCCTGGTAGCCCTGACTTATCCACCGCTGTCAGCCAGGCCCCCAACTCCTCTGAAGTTGCACGGAGTGCTGCGGTGTCCTTTAAGGTGCTATCGTAGATCTTCCCCAGGCTCTTAACTGGCTTCTCTCCCACTGATGGAATCTGGGTGTCTCCTATAAAGAAGTGGAACTTGTCTGAGACTTTCCCCTTCCTCACCACCAGAGACCTGGacttggctggcttgaagttcatCCTGGCCCAGCTGATGAGATGCACGAGGCCTTGGAGGATCCATCTACAACCCGGGACTGATGTTGTCGTTACCGTCAGATCATCCATGAACGCTCTGATGGGGGGCTGTCGCACACCTGAGTTGCTTAGTGGTCCTCTGCATTCCACTTCTGCTGACTTCACCAGCATATTCATAGCCAAGGAAAACAACACCACAGAAATGGTACACCCCGTGATGATGCCCTTCTCAAGGCGATGAAACGCAGATGTCACAGCTCCAGAAGTGACTCTCAAACTGAAACAGCTGTAATAGTCCAGTATGAGGTCCTTGATCTTGTCTGGGACATGGTGTCGATCAAGCGAGGCTTCCACCAGCTTGTGTGGGATAGACCCGTAGGCATTGGCGAGGTCAAGCCAAAGGACTGCCAGGTCTCCTTTGCCCTCTCGTGCCTCCCGGATCAGCTGGGTGACAACTCCCGTGTGCTCAATGCATCCTGGGACCTTTGGAACTCCTCCCTTCTGCACCGAGGTGTCAATGTATGTATTCCTCAGGAGGAACTCCGTCATGCGCCGGGCAACAATACTGAAGAATATCTTGCTTTCTACGCTGAGGAGTGAGATGATTCTGAATTGCTCGATAGTTATTGAGCTCTCCTCCTTTGGAATCCATACACCCTCTGCATGTCTCCACTGCTGGGCAACCTTCCCCCTTCTCCAGATGACCCTGAGGATCCTCCATAGCCTCTTCAAGAGTCTGGGGCACCTCTTGAAGACTACATATGGCACTCCACTAGGGCCTGGTGCTGAATTTGATCTAGCTGCCCTGACAACCTCCTCAACTTCTTTCAAAGTTGGCTCTTTGGTGTTAAATGCCACGATGGGTTCTGGCGGGGTTATCAAGGTTCTGCATGGCCCAAGTTCTTCCTCTCTTGCACTGTCACTATAGGAGACATTGAGGTAgttgttgacttcctcttcgGTGCAGGAGAGATGGCCGCTTCTTTTCTGCCCGAGGATCTTCTTGGTGAAGCCGAAGGGGTTTGAGATGAAGGCTGCCCGTCTCCTGGCTCTCTCCCTGCCTCTCCTCCTATGCCACTCTGCTCGGCGGAGGGTGGTTAGTCTTTTCCTCACCATGCTACGGAGCTCTGCTAGCCCAGCCTTATCCTCCTCCCTTGCCACCTTAAACTGCCGTCCAAGCAGTCTAAGCTCCTGCCGCAGCTGGCTGATTTTCACCTCCCGTCGATTTGGCTCCCCTTGGAGTCTGGTTGCCCGTTGTTCTTTGACGCCAAATCTTTCGGCACCTATGCTGATGATCATAGCGGACATCGACAGCAATTTCTGGTCTGCTCCTCCTCTTGCAGTAGCGTCCAGAATTTGGTCAAGATCCTCATCAAACTGGTGCCACTCTCTTCCTTTATTGGCAGCAGGCCACAAGACCCGGCGGTGTTCAGAATGCCTGAAGCGAGGTAGGGCTTGTGGGGCGTAGAGGGTCTGGGCACTGTGGGTTGACTCCCGGCCGGGCTCCTCTTGCGTCTCACCAGGTACTAGACCTGTGCGTTGCACCACCTGCGTCCTCGTCAGACATCCCATTTTGGTCTGGTGGATCTTCAGACCACGCGGGTTCTTGCAGACTTTGCCACATGGACAGACTGCACTCATTGTCGTTGTTCCGTTCCGTTTCATCACCTGGTTATCAGTCCTATTGGAGTGCTCATCCTCCCCCCCTCTCGGGCACTCCTGGGGGTATGATTCTTTATGGCTTTCCGTAGCTTGTTTGTGGGTGCACCCTCACGGATGCTGCAGTTTGGGTTGCTGGCCCTCTCTGCCCCGGTTACTGTCTTTCCAGTTGTCAGCTGTCTCTCCAGCAGTCGCCATACTATTCATGGTGTCATCCGGCCTTTCCCGGAGGTCGCTGGCTTAGCCAGATTAAATAGTTATTATATACACTTTTGGTGCAGCTTAAGACACATCATCAGTGTTGGCACCTGGGTTCATTGGGTGTTTCGGGTCTCACAACAGACACCCTCGCCCAGGGGACCCAGCCGGGGTTGATCAAGTCCCGGCTTGTGTCTTAAGAGCATGTGACCACGTGTCACCCCGCTTGATCCACAGCCATCTTGACGCCTTCTCTGCTGCGTCACTGATGTTCTTGATGGCTCGCCTGTTGTGCAGACCCTTCACCCCCAACATCTTGAGTGCCCAGACGAGTGACTGACCAGCGAATCCTCTGCATCCGACCTCTATGGGAGTGCACCGGGTCTTCCATCCCCTACTTCGGCATTCACCTGCCAGCTCCTCATACTTGGCTCTCTTCCTCTCAAAAGCCTCCTCCATCCTGTCTTCCCAGGGAACAGTCAATTCCAGCAGGACCACTTGCCTTGTTGTTTCTGACACAAGGACGATGTCAGGCCTGAGTGTGGTCACCGCGATGTTCTCTGGGAACTTGAGCTGTTTCCCTAGGTCGACTTTCAACTGCCAGTCCTGGGCTGTTGCCAGGAGACCAACTGCTTCACCCCGATGCTGCTGTGGTTTCTCCCCAGCTTTAACGAAGGCGATGGATTGCCTTGCTGGCTGTTGGTGTTTGCTGGTGGAGATCCCTGAGCTGATGGTCTCCGCAATGACTCGCAGCACTTGGTCGTGACGCCAGCGGTAACGTCCCTCTCCCAGTGCTCGTGGGCAGCAACTCAGGATGTGCTCCAGCGATCCGACCCTTTGGCAAAGCGGGCACAGTGGGTTCTCAGCCAGGCCCCAGTGGTGGAGATTGGATGGGCTTGGTAGGACGTCGTAGACCGACTGGATGAGGAACTTGATCCGGTGTGGCTCAGATCGCCAAAGCTCTGTCCACGAGATCTTCCGGCGAGctgcctcttcccaccgggtcCACGCCCCCTGCTGCCGCATTCCTACTGTCCTACTGCAGCGCTCTTCTTCCACCCCTGCCCGAACCTCTTCCTGGATAAGCAGGCGCTTCTCCTTCCCCTGTGCCTTGTTGTAGGAAGGTCTTGGGTTGCTCCCAAGTCCTGCTCGTCCGCATGCCACTGGTCCCACCAGCTCGCTGTGCCGCAGGCGGGACTCAGCCTGGTCGACTGCCTCTTGAGCGCACCACTTCCTGCCGGTCTTCACCTGTATGCCAGCCGAGGAGACTCTGTTGTCGCTTGAGTCCCTATACAGCAGCACCTCTCTCGCTCGGGTCACCATAAACTCCTCCTTCAGACTGCTGAAGGGCAGAGTCAACTTGTTGTTCCTCCCGTACAGTGCGATGCTGCTGAGGCTTCGTGGAAGGCCCAGCCACTTCCTCAAGAAAGAGCTAACCTTCCTCTCGAGGCACTCGACGGTGGTCATTGGCACGTCGTAGACCAGCATTGGCCAGAGGAGTCGAGGCAAGATGCCATGTTGGTATACCCAAGCTTTAAacttaacacacacacatacccaAACCTTGTGGATAAATGATCCAAGAGCAAATATATACAGTCCCCAAACCCTGAACTT from Festucalex cinctus isolate MCC-2025b chromosome 3, RoL_Fcin_1.0, whole genome shotgun sequence harbors:
- the LOC144015832 gene encoding uncharacterized protein LOC144015832, with protein sequence MKRNGTTTMSAVCPCGKVCKNPRGLKIHQTKMGCLTRTQVVQRTGLVPGETQEEPGRESTHSAQTLYAPQALPRFRHSEHRRVLWPAANKGREWHQFDEDLDQILDATARGGADQKLLSMSAMIISIGAERFGVKEQRATRLQGEPNRREVKISQLRQELRLLGRQFKVAREEDKAGLAELRSMVRKRLTTLRRAEWHRRRGRERARRRAAFISNPFGFTKKILGQKRSGHLSCTEEEVNNYLNVSYSDSAREEELGPCRTLITPPEPIVAFNTKEPTLKEVEEVVRAARSNSAPGPSGVPYVVFKRCPRLLKRLWRILRVIWRRGKVAQQWRHAEGVWIPKEESSITIEQFRIISLLSVESKIFFSIVARRMTEFLLRNTYIDTSVQKGGVPKVPGCIEHTGVVTQLIREAREGKGDLAVLWLDLANAYGSIPHKLVEASLDRHHVPDKIKDLILDYYSCFSLRVTSGAVTSAFHRLEKGIITGCTISVVLFSLAMNMLVKSAEVECRGPLSNSGVRQPPIRAFMDDLTVTTTSVPGCRWILQGLVHLISWARMNFKPAKSRSLVVRKGKVSDKFHFFIGDTQIPSVGEKPVKSLGKIYDSTLKDTAALRATSEELGAWLTAVDKSGLPGKFKAWVYQHGILPRLLWPMLVYDVPMTTVECLERKVSSFLRKWLGLPRSLSSIALYGRNNKLTLPFSSLKEEFMVTRAREVLLYRDSSDNRVSSAGIQVKTGRKWCAQEAVDQAESRLRHSELVGPVACGRAGLGSNPRPSYNKAQGKEKRLLIQEEVRAGVEEERCSRTVGMRQQGAWTRWEEAARRKISWTELWRSEPHRIKFLIQSVYDVLPSPSNLHHWGLAENPLCPLCQRVGSLEHILSCCPRALGEGRYRWRHDQVLRVIAETISSGISTSKHQQPARQSIAFVKAGEKPQQHRGEAVGLLATAQDWQLKVDLGKQLKFPENIAVTTLRPDIVLVSETTRQVVLLELTVPWEDRMEEAFERKRAKYEELAGECRSRGWKTRCTPIEVGCRGFAGQSLVWALKMLGVKGLHNRRAIKNISDAAEKASRWLWIKRGDTWSHALKTQAGT
- the LOC144015833 gene encoding uncharacterized protein LOC144015833, coding for MLVYDVPMTTVECLERKVSSFLRKWLGLPRSLSSIALYGRNNKLTLPFSSLKEEFMVTRAREVLLYRDSSDNRVSSAGIQVKTGRKWCAQEAVDQAESRLRHSELVGPVACGRAGLGSNPRPSYNKAQGKEKRLLIQEEVRAGVEEERCSRTVGMRQQGAWTRWEEAARRKISWTELWRSEPHRIKFLIQSVYDVLPSPSNLHHWGLAENPLCPLCQRVGSLEHILSCCPRALGEGRYRWRHDQVLRVIAETISSGISTSKHQQPARQSIAFVKAGEKPQQHRGEAVGLLATAQDWQLKVDLGKQLKFPENIAVTTLRPDIVLVSETTRQVVLLELTVPWEDRMEEAFERKRAKYEELAGECRSRGWKTRCTPIEVGCRGFAGQSLVWALKMLGVKGLHNRRAIKNISDAAEKASRWLWIKRGDTWSHALKTQAGT